A segment of the Paracoccus suum genome:
GGGGGGCGGCTGCTCGGGTTTCCAGTATGACATCCGCCTCGATGCGCCCGGCGAGGGCGATCTGGTCCTCGAGCAGGAGGGTCAGAAGGTGGTCGTCGATCCGGTCTCGTTGCCGTTCCTCGCCGGCGCGGTCATCGACTTTGAAGATGAGTTGATCGGCGCCCGGTTCCATATCGAGAACCCGAACGCGACCTCGTCCTGCGGCTGCGGCACGTCCTTCGCGATCTGACCTCAGGCCGACGGCGAGCGGAGAAAGGCGGGCGAGAGCGCCCGCCTTTTCAATTAGCCGTAATGCTGCACCGGCGTTCCGGCCAGCATGGCCATGTTCAGCAGGCCCCGTGTCGTGACGGAGGGGGTCACGATATGCGCGCGGTTGCCCATGCCCATCAGGATCGGCCCGACCTCCAGCCCGTTGGCCTTGGTCTTGAGGATGTTGCGCACGCCGGACGCGGCGTCGGTGTTCGAGAACACGAGGACGTTTGCCGCCCCCTGCAGGCGTGAGCCGGGGAAAATGCGCTCGCGCAATTCGGGGTCGAGCGCGGCGTCGGTGTGCATCTCGCCGTCATAGGTGAAATCGGCCTCGCGCGCGTCGAGGATTGCCATCGCAGCCCGCATCTTGCGGCCGGATTCGGTTTCGAGGTTGCCGAATTGCGAATGGCTGCACAGCGCTACCTGCGGCTGGACGCCAAAGCGGCGCACGTGCCGGGCCGCGCCGATGGCGCTGTCGGCCACCTCCTGCGGCGAGGGGTCGTGGTTGACCTGCGTGTCCGTGATGAACAGTGGCCCATCCTCAAGGATCATCAGGCTCAGCGCCCCGACCGGGGCAAGGCCGCCGCGCGCCAGCACCTCGCGCACATAACGCAGGTGCCAGTGATACTGCCCGAAGGTGCCGCAGATCATGCTGTCCGCCTCGCCACGGTGGACCATGATCGCGCCGATGGCAGTGGTGTTGGTGCGCATGATCGCGCGAGCGATGTCGGGGCTGACGCCGCGTCGTGCCATCAGGCGGTGATATTCCTC
Coding sequences within it:
- a CDS encoding HesB/IscA family protein, encoding MNLPSELNLPPRVTPRAFARLAEINSGAEAPQPLRVAVLGGGCSGFQYDIRLDAPGEGDLVLEQEGQKVVVDPVSLPFLAGAVIDFEDELIGARFHIENPNATSSCGCGTSFAI